In Pseudobdellovibrio exovorus JSS, the genomic stretch CTCGATATGCAATCGGTCTACGTCCTCGTAACTCCAAAACATAAGACTTATCTATTACTTAAATCTCAAAACGAGTCAACAAAAACCAGTTTTGCTACTTGTGAACACTTGCTACTTATACTGTATTATCATTAAATAAATTTATGTTAAAAAGAATCTTCTCGTCCATTGCTGAGTCTCCATCACAATCAAGCTCAGTATTCCTCGAGGCGAGCATCAAGCTATTGCATGAACTCAAGCAGCTCAATGCTCCTCGATCCGTATTCGAGAACCAGTTCAGCCAACTTTTTCATAATCTAACGACCGAACAACTCCAGACATTTACGACCATTGGCACTTCATTAACAGAAGACTTATCAGGTCATATTCAGTTTTTAAATAATTTATTCTCGTCACTGGAAAGTACCTCAGCTGAAGAAAGACGCCTCGTCTATAACCGACTTTACCCACAATCCGAAAAGTATATAAATTTATTCTATTCGGATAAGTCTTTCTGTACCGCTCCGTGGTTAGGCATCAATATACATCCTGAAGGAAAAGTCTTCCCTTGTTGCGCTTATGAACAGAGCATGCCACTTGGACACATCTCTAAAAACTCCATCGAGGAAATACGTTCTGGTACGACATTCGATCAAATCAGATCATTGATGGCTTCAGGAAAAAAGGTCGGCGGCTGCAAAAGCTGCTACACAACAGACGATGTCGGAGGAGATAATCTAAAGTCCCATCTTAGAAACATTCATGAAAAGTATGTCCCTTTACTGGGATTACAAAATCAATTACCCATATTTTATCTAGATGTTCAATTTTCCAACCTATGCAACCTCAGATGTCGTATCTGTGGTCCAACATTTAGCTCGAGTTGGATTAATGAGCACAAAAGTCTTTTCAACTCTGCCGAGCATGATTACAAACTTCATGGCATAAAAAAAGATCATCCATCGCAATGGCAACTTTTGT encodes the following:
- a CDS encoding twitch domain-containing radical SAM protein, which translates into the protein MLKRIFSSIAESPSQSSSVFLEASIKLLHELKQLNAPRSVFENQFSQLFHNLTTEQLQTFTTIGTSLTEDLSGHIQFLNNLFSSLESTSAEERRLVYNRLYPQSEKYINLFYSDKSFCTAPWLGINIHPEGKVFPCCAYEQSMPLGHISKNSIEEIRSGTTFDQIRSLMASGKKVGGCKSCYTTDDVGGDNLKSHLRNIHEKYVPLLGLQNQLPIFYLDVQFSNLCNLRCRICGPTFSSSWINEHKSLFNSAEHDYKLHGIKKDHPSQWQLLLDSIDYLDEVYIWGGEPLMTPEHYDFLERLIAKGRTDVKLRYSTNFSNLYIDKKNIIELWKKFKNLSIGASLDGTEKRIEYMRKGVNWQQVIENRKILQKEVPHAYFFIACATSMYNIWHIPDFFKEWVEMDYVQESGFCVNILTVPDYLSAQVLPPDIKLQVTEKTNSLIQDFIRPKFGLNSISEKRFAAALEFMNQKDESQKISAFFKYNQKLDLSRKESFFDVFPELISLKTYTN